From Hippoglossus stenolepis isolate QCI-W04-F060 chromosome 6, HSTE1.2, whole genome shotgun sequence, a single genomic window includes:
- the LOC118111041 gene encoding dihydropyridine-sensitive L-type skeletal muscle calcium channel subunit alpha-1 isoform X1 has protein sequence MASNADAAKPVIMNEEELKRKQREKLKKLQATGGNPRPARTLFLFGLKNPFRKACINIVEWKTFEIIILLTIFANCVALAVFLPMPEEDSNNTNENLESLEYIFLIIFTLECFLKIVAYGLFFHEGAYLRNCWNILDFVIVFMGLFTFALDTIHLIADMPVEKGGGFDMKALRAFRVLRPLRLVSGVPSLQVVMNSILKAMLPLLHIALLVFLLVTIYAIMGLELFKCKMHKTCYYTGTNIYATAEAELPAPCAQAGNGRRCLINGTECRPGWEGPNNGITHFDNIGFAMLTVYQCITMEGWTKVLYWVNDAIGYEWPWVYFVPLILIGSFFVLNLVLGVLSGEFTKEREKARSRGEFQKLRERQQLDEDLHGYMEWITHAEVLDADREGKGLLPLTNGDSDADSLYDLEGKSRVIYYYRLARRWNRFFRMKCLVYVKTRSFYWLVMFLVLLNTLTIATEYHHQSDKLTSLQDVASRVLLVLFVIEMFVKMYALGPRAYFMSLFNRFDFFVVLCGILEMIMMSVGSVAPLGFSVLRCIRLLRILKVTKYWTSLSNLVASLLNSVRSIASLLLLLFLFIVIFSLLGMQVFGGKFNFPYHRPSRSNFDNFPQALISVFQILTGEEWTTIMYNGIMAYGGPVIPGILVAIYFIVLFVCGNYILLNVFLAIAVDNLAEAESLTSAQKEKAEEKLKRRLLRSKMPDKTDEERERIAKKLAEQRAKMEGMPTTAKLKIDEFESNVNEVKDPFPPADFPGDDEEEEPEIPISPRPRPMADLQLKEEAVPLPEASSFFIFGPQNKFRKLCYKIINASSFTNLILLFILLSSISLAAEDPIDPKSYRNKVMVRSSMTQQTVTFERRPRLITILLSVFFFQILAYADIVFTTVFTIEIVLKMTVYGAFMHTGSFCRNSFNILDLLVVSVSLLSMGMESSAISVVKILRVLRVLRPLRAINRAKGLKHVVQCVFVAIKTIGNIVLVTMLLNFMFACIGVQLFKGKFYSCTDPSKMTGEECQGSFLKPMENSLQDTVLAEREWLNSDFNFDNVLNGMLALFTVSTFEGWPKLLYRAIDSDAEDMGPIFNNRVDVSIYFIVYIILIAFFMMNIFVGFVIVTFQEQGEQEYKNCELDKNQRQCVQYALKARPLRCYIPKNPYQYRVWYIVTSCYFEYLMFFLIMLNTLCLGMQHCNQSDHVTKLSDMLNLIFTVLFTVEMILKLMAFKARGYFGDPWNVFDFIIVIGSVVDVILSEVDTALASSGGLYCLHGCAETNPMQVIAASENASVSITFFRLFRVMRLVKLLNRSEGIRNLLWTFIKSFQALPHVALLIIMLFFIYAVIGMQIFGKVALVDGTQVNRNNNFQTFPQAVLMLFRCATGEAWQDVMMASMYGKKCDPKSDFLPGEEFTCGSNFAVFYFLSFYCLCAFLILNLFVAVIMDNFDYLTRDWSLLGPHHLDEFKKIWAEYDPEATGRIKHLDVVTLLRRIQPPLGFGKFCPHRAACKRLVGMNMPLNSDGTVTFNATLFALVRTALKIKTEGNFEQANEELRAIIKKIWKRTSMKLLDQVIPPIGDDEVTVGKFYATFLLQDCLRKFLKRQEEYYGYRPTKKNASGPEIQAGLRSIDEETAPEMHRTISGDLQNEEELDRAMEEAGEEGIYQRTHGLFGNRVDSFSSEPTNAQSPQMTSQRPLKFSDSQPEPSPDFPTTEFFPSATRNNTNNNAFADFSFEREGSPVEFSNPSEDAEPGNRRSWSIPVRTDRTQVPYDPNYGDNQSQSSHTAADQLVHEALVKGGLASLARDGDFVSASKQEMADAMRIPMAEMEGMARGILNERSGSMTSVKKRRAVPEPPSGPSVAKQATRQPDPAVRRKRRPIPLVPSVPEQAEADSEV, from the exons ATGGCGTCCAACGCAGATGCGGCCAAGCCGGTCATCATGAATGAAGAGGAGCTGAAGCggaagcagagggagaagctgaagaagctgcaggCCACGGGGGGCAACCCTCGACCGGCGAGAACCCTCTTCCTCTTCGGACTCAAGAATCCCTTCCGCAAGGCCTGCATTAACATCGTAGAGTGGAA AACCTTTGAGATCATCATCTTATTGACCATCTTTGCAAACTGTGTGGCTCTGGCTGTGTTCCTGCCCATGCCTGAAGAAGATAGTAATAACACCAACGAAAACTTG GAGAGTTTGGAGTATATCTTCCTGATCATCTTCACGTTAGAGTGCTTTCTGAAGATAGTGGCGTATGGGCTCTTCTTCCATGAAGGCGCCTATTTACGGAACTGTTGGAACATATTGGACTTTGTCATCGTCTTCATGGG ACTCTTCACCTTTGCTTTGGATACGATCCATTTGATAGCAGACATGCCAGTGGAGAAGGGTGGGGGGTTTGACATGAAGGCACTGAGAGCCTTCAGAGTGCTGCGACCCCTGCGCCTCGTCTCTGGAGTCCCCA GCCTGCAGGTGGTGATGAACTCCATCCTCAAGGCcatgctgcctctgctgcacaTCGCCCTGCTCGTCTTTTTACTGGTCACCATCTATGCCATCATGGGACTGGAGCTCTTCAAGTGCAAAATGCATAAGACCTGTTACTACACTGGCACAA ATATCTATGCTACAGCAGAGGCTGAGCTGCCTGCTCCCTGCGCTCAGGCCGGTAACGGACGCCGTTGCCTCATCAACGGCACGGAGTGTCGGCCAGGCTGGGAAGGTCCCAACAATGGCATCACCCACTTTGACAACATTGGTTTTGCCATGTTGACTGTCTACCAGTGTATCACCATGGAGGGATGGACCAAAGTGCTCTACTGG GTCAATGATGCCATAGGATACGAATGGCCCTGGGTCTACTTTGTTCCCCTCATCCTGATTGGTTCCTTCTTCGTGCTAAACCTGGTTCTGGGTGTGCTCAGCGG AGAGTTTaccaaagagagagaaaaggcaagGTCACGTGGAGAGTTTCAGAAGTTGCGAGAGCgtcagcagctggatgaagaCCTGCATGGCTACATGGAGTGGATCACTCATGCTGAAGTCCTGGATGCCGATCGCGAGGGCAAAG GTCTGCTGCCTTTGACCAACGGGGACTCTGACGCAGACAGCCTGTATGACCTGGAGGGCAAGAGTCGAGTCATCTACTATTA cCGCTTGGCCCGTCGCTGGAATCGCTTCTTCAGGATGAAGTGCCTGGTGTATGTGAAAACCAGGAGCTTTTACTGGTTGGTGATGTTCCTCGTTTTACTCAACACCCTGACCATAGCGACCGAGTACCACCACCAGTCTGACAAGCTCACTTCCCTACAAG ATGTTGCCAGTCgtgtgctgctggtgctgtttGTCATCGAGATGTTTGTGAAGATGTATGCTCTGGGTCCTAGAGCCTATTTCATGTCTCTCTTTAACCGCTTTGACTTCTTCGTGGTGCTGTGCGGTATCCTGGAGATGATCATGATGTCTGTAGGATCCGTGGCCCCTCTGGGTTTCTCGGTGCTCAGGTGTATTCGGCTGCTGAGGATCCTCAAAGTCACAAA GTACTGGACCTCTCTGAGTAATCTTGTGGCCTCCCTCCTCAACTCTGTCCGCTCCATtgcctccctgctcctcctcctcttcctcttcatcgtcaTCTTCTCGCTCCTCGGTATGCAGGTGTTTGGGGGGAAATTCAACTTTCCCTACCACAGACCCAGTCGCAGTAACTTTGACAATTTCCCTCAGGCCCTCATCAGTGTGTTCCAG ATCCTCACAGGAGAGGAGTGGACCACCATCATGTATAACGGCATCATGGCCTATGGAGGGCCTGTCATCCCTGGCATCCTGGTCGCCATCTACTTCATCGTCCTCTTTGTCTGTGGAAACT ATATCCTCCTCAATGTCTTCTTGGCCATCGCCGTCGACAACCTGGCTGAGGCTGAGAGTCTGACTTCGGCGCagaaagaaaaggcagaggAGAAGTTGAAGAGGAGGTTACTAAG GTCCAAAATGCCTGACAAGACTgatgaggagagggagcggATTGCTAAGAAACTGGCAGAGCAGAGAGCCAAGATGGAGGGCATGCCCACCACAGCCAAG ctcAAAATTGATGAATTTGAGTCCAACGTCAATGAAGTGAAAGACCCATTCCCACCTGCCGACTTCCCAG GTgatgacgaggaggaagagCCCGAAATCCCCATCAGCCCTCGGCCCCGACCGATGGCGGACCTGCAGCTGAAGGAAGAAGCGGTTCCATTGCCTGAAGCCAGCTCCTTCTTCATCTTTGGCCCTCAGAACAA GTTCCGAAAGTTGTGCTACAAGATCATCAACGCCTCGTCCTTCACCAACTTGATCCTCCTGTTCATCCTGCTGTCCTCCATCTCCCTGGCAGCGGAGGACCCCATCGATCCCAAGTCCTACAGAAACAAGGTGATGGTCAGATCCAGCATGACACAACAGACAGTAACTTTTGAGAGAAGGCCACGTTTGATAACAATcctgctgtctgtgtttttcttccagatCTTGGCCTATGCTGACATCGTCTTCACAACCGTGTTCACCATTGAGATTGTGCTCAAG ATGACAGTGTACGGAGCGTTCATGCACACAGGCTCTTTCTGCCGTAACTCCTTCAACATCCTGGATCTGCTTGTGGTGTCTGTCTCCCTGCTGTCTATGGGAATGGA ATCCAGTGCCATCTCTGTGGTGAAGATTCTCAGGGTGTTGAGGGTGCTCAGGCCTCTCAGGGCCATCAACCGAGCTAAAGGCTTAAAG CATGttgtccagtgtgtgtttgtcgccATCAAAACCATCGGAAACATCGTCCTGGTCACCATGCTGCTGAATTTCATGTTTGCCTGTATCGGGGTACAACTCTTTAAG GGTAAATTCTACAGCTGCACAGACCCATCCAAAATGACCGGGGAGGAATGCCA GGGATCCTTCTTGAAGCCCATGGAGAATTCCCTGCAAGACACAGTGCTGGCCGAGAGAGAGTGGCTCAACAGTGACTTCAACTTTGACAATGTGCTCAACGGCATGCTGGCTCTCTTCACTGTCTCCACATTTGAGGGCTGGCCAAA ACTGTTGTACAGAGCCATCGATTCAGACGCAGAGGACATGGGTCCCATCTTCAACAACCGCGTGGACGTGTCCATCTACTTCATCGTCTACATCATCCTCATCGCCTTCTTCATGATGAACATCTTCGTGGGCTTCGTCATTGTCACCTTCCAGGAGCAGGGCGAGCAGGAGTATAAGAACTGTGAGCTGGACAAGAACCAG CGTCAGTGTGTGCAGTACGCCCTGAAGGCTCGTCCTCTGAGGTGTTACATCCCCAAAAACCCCTACCAGTACAGGGTCTGGTACATCGTCACCTCCTGCTACTTTGAGTACCTCATGTTCTTCCTAATCATGCTCAACACCTTGTGTCTGGGGATGCAG CACTGTAACCAGTCCGACCATGTGACCAAGCTGTCAGACATGCTGAACTTGATCTTCACCGTGCTCTTCACCGTCGAGATGATTCTCAAGCTCATGGCCTTCAAAGCGAGA GGCTACTTCGGAGACCCCTGGAACGTCTTTGATTTCATTATCGTCATCGGTAGCGTCGTTGATGTCATCCTGAGTGAAGTCGAT ACTGCCCTGGCCTCCAGTGGAGGACTGTACTGTCTCCATGGCTGTGCT GAGACGAATCCTATGCAAGTAATTGCG gCTTCAGAAAACGCTTCAGTTTCCATCACGTTCTTCCGACTCTTCCGTGTCATGCGTCTGGTCAAGCTGCTGAACCGCTCGGAGGGCATCCGTAACCTGCTCTGGACTTTCATCAAGTCCTTCCAG GCTCTCCCTCACGTAGCTCTGCTCATCATCATGCTCTTCTTTATCTACGCTGTCATCGGGATGCAG ATCTTCGGAAAGGTCGCCTTAGTGGACGGCACCCAGGTCAACCGCAACAACAACTTCCAGACATTCCCTCAGGCTGTTCTGATGTTATTCCG ATGTGCAACTGGAGAGGCTTGGCAGGACGTCATGATGGCTTCGATGTACGGGAAGAAGTGTGACCCTAAGTCTGACTTCCTGCCAGGAGAGGAGTTCACCTGCGGGTCCAACTTCGCTGTCTTCTACTTCCTTAGCTTCTACTGTCTCTGTGCATTCTTG ATCCTCAACCTGTTTGTCGCTGTCATCATGGATAACTTTGACTACCTGACCCGTGATTGGTCCCTGCTCGGTCCTCATCATCTGGATGAGTTTAAGAAGATCTGGGCTGAATACGACCCTGAAGCAAC TGGGAGAATTAAACATCTGGATGTGGTGACGCTGCTGCGACGCATCCAGCCTCCACTGGGCTTTGGCAAGTTCTGTCCTCATCGAGCTGCGTGCAAG CGTTTGGTTGGTATGAACATGCCTCTCAACAGTGACGGCACGGTCACCTTCAACGCCACCCTGTTTGCTCTGGTCAGAACTGCTCTCAAGATCAAAACTGAAG GTAATTTCGAGCAGGCCAATGAGGAGCTGCGGGCCATTATAAAGAAAATCTGGAAACGCACCAGTATGAAACTCTTAGACCAGGTCATCCCCCCGATAGGAG ATGATGAGGTGACTGTGGGGAAATTCTACGCCACCTTCCTGCTCCAGGACTGTTTACGCAAATTCTTGAAGCGGCAGGAGGAGTATTACGGCTACAGGCCCACGAAGAAGAACGCCTCAGGCCCAGAGATCCAG GCGGGGCTGAGGAGTATCGATGAAGAGACAGCTCCAGAGATGCACAGGACCATTTCAGGAGACCTGCAGAATGAGGAAGAGTTGGACAGAgccatggaggaggctggagaagAGGGAATTTACCAG CGCACACACGGTCTGTTCGGTAACCGGGTGGACTCATTCTCCTCTGAACCCACCAACGCTCAGTCCCCACAGATGACCAGTCAGCGGCCTCTCAAGTTCTCCGACAGCCAACCTGAGCCTTCACCAGACTTCCCCACTACCGAATTTTTCCCCTCAGCCACGAGGAACAACACTAACAACAACGCCTTCGCAGA tttttcatttgaaagagaGGGCAGCCCCGTAGAGTTTTCCAATCCCAGTGAGGACGCAGAGCCAG GTAACAGGCGCTCCTGGAGCATCCCTGTgagaacagacagaacacag gtCCCGTATGACCCGAACTATGGTGACAATCAGAGTCAGAGCTCCCACACTGCAGCCGACCAGCTCGTCCACGAG GCTCTAGTGAAGGGCGGTCTCGCCTCCCTGGCTAGAGACGGTGACTTTGTGTCTGCCTCTAAGCAGGAGATGGCTGATGCCATGCGTATCCCCATGGCCGAGATGGAAGGAATGGCTCGGGGCATCCTGAACGAACGCTCCGGCAGTATGACCTCTGTCAAAAAGAGACGCGCCGTCCCCGAACCTCCTTCTGGCCCATCTGTGGCCAAACAGGCAACAAGGCAGCCAGACCCCgctgtgaggaggaagagacgtCCCATCCCCCTGGTTCCCTCTGTACCTGAGCAGGCAGAGGCCGACTCTGAAGTTTAG